One window of Opisthocomus hoazin isolate bOpiHoa1 chromosome 15, bOpiHoa1.hap1, whole genome shotgun sequence genomic DNA carries:
- the LOC142363265 gene encoding uncharacterized protein LOC142363265 isoform X6, whose translation MRGGCPRAAGRETSSHPLRQAAGALEASRVRAAPGPEARGDKGRRRAPPSTRQRSPGPARPAQPPPAPARPLKPVPEPPASPKARGAGSTLGLECASASLNAVAAASFCVAGAAWRTCLSVPALGMPLAAPAPGLCGLCVPGLDVLAARGRKGRGGALSGCGQEVVRLKLECPEKAENEEMEGHLAGSCLALQAGESLPLRVRKAPSW comes from the coding sequence atgcgtggtggctgcccgagggcgGCGGGACGGGAAACTTCGAGCcacccgctgcggcaggctgctggtgcgctggaggcgagccgggtgcgggcagctcCGGGGCCAGAGGCGCGAGGTGACaagggaaggaggcgggcacccccctcaactcggcagcgctcccccggccccgctcgccccgcgcagccgcccccagctccagcacgtcccctgaagcctgtcccggagcccccggcctcccccaaggcccgtggtgcgggcagcACGCTGGGCCTCGAgtgtgcctcggcctcccttaacgcggtcgctgctgcttctttctgtgtggcaggggccgcatGGAGGACgtgtttgtccgttcctgccctggggatgccgttggctgcgcccgctccaggcttgtgtgggctgtgtgtgccgggcctcgatGTCCTGGCGGCgcgggggcgaaaagggagaggcggagcgctgagcggctgcggacaggaggtggtgcggctgaagctggagtgtcccgagaaggctgaaaatgaagaaatggaaggccacctggctggcagctgcctggcgctgcaggcaggagagagcctgcctctgcgggtgaggaaggctccctcgtggtag
- the LOC142363265 gene encoding uncharacterized protein LOC142363265 isoform X4 yields the protein MRGGCPRAAGRETSSHPLRQAAGALEASRVRAAPGPEARGDKGRRRAPPSTRQRSPGPARPAQPPPAPARPLKPVPEPPASPKARGAGSTLGLECASASLNAVAAASFCVAGAAWRTCLSVPALGMPLAAPAPGLCGLCVPGLDVLAARGRKGRGGALSGCGQEVVRLKLECPEKAENEEMEGHLAGSCLALQAGESLPLRVEDSQAAGVMEEEGRREKRLKWQSLPAVPRARAAWPAPCSSFLAASAEQRVAPGAA from the exons atgcgtggtggctgcccgagggcgGCGGGACGGGAAACTTCGAGCcacccgctgcggcaggctgctggtgcgctggaggcgagccgggtgcgggcagctcCGGGGCCAGAGGCGCGAGGTGACaagggaaggaggcgggcacccccctcaactcggcagcgctcccccggccccgctcgccccgcgcagccgcccccagctccagcacgtcccctgaagcctgtcccggagcccccggcctcccccaaggcccgtggtgcgggcagcACGCTGGGCCTCGAgtgtgcctcggcctcccttaacgcggtcgctgctgcttctttctgtgtggcaggggccgcatGGAGGACgtgtttgtccgttcctgccctggggatgccgttggctgcgcccgctccaggcttgtgtgggctgtgtgtgccgggcctcgatGTCCTGGCGGCgcgggggcgaaaagggagaggcggagcgctgagcggctgcggacaggaggtggtgcggctgaagctggagtgtcccgagaaggctgaaaatgaagaaatggaaggccacctggctggcagctgcctggcgctgcaggcaggagagagcctgcctctgcgg gtggaggacagccaagcggccggagttatggaagaggaagggaggagagagaagcgtctgaagtggcagagtctcccagcagtgccgagagcgagagccgcg tggcctgcaccttgctcctcatttttggcagcctctgccgagcagcgcgtcgctccgggagccgcctga
- the LOC142363265 gene encoding uncharacterized protein LOC142363265 isoform X2, translating to MRGGCPRAAGRETSSHPLRQAAGALEASRVRAAPGPEARGDKGRRRAPPSTRQRSPGPARPAQPPPAPARPLKPVPEPPASPKARGAGSTLGLECASASLNAVAAASFCVAGAAWRTCLSVPALGMPLAAPAPGLCGLCVPGLDVLAARGRKGRGGALSGCGQEVVRLKLECPEKAENEEMEGHLAGSCLALQAGESLPLRRGTAVERASERGYVPREPRLLRAARHTRFLLGGGQPSGRSYGRGREEREASEVAESPSSAESESRASAEQRVAPGAA from the exons atgcgtggtggctgcccgagggcgGCGGGACGGGAAACTTCGAGCcacccgctgcggcaggctgctggtgcgctggaggcgagccgggtgcgggcagctcCGGGGCCAGAGGCGCGAGGTGACaagggaaggaggcgggcacccccctcaactcggcagcgctcccccggccccgctcgccccgcgcagccgcccccagctccagcacgtcccctgaagcctgtcccggagcccccggcctcccccaaggcccgtggtgcgggcagcACGCTGGGCCTCGAgtgtgcctcggcctcccttaacgcggtcgctgctgcttctttctgtgtggcaggggccgcatGGAGGACgtgtttgtccgttcctgccctggggatgccgttggctgcgcccgctccaggcttgtgtgggctgtgtgtgccgggcctcgatGTCCTGGCGGCgcgggggcgaaaagggagaggcggagcgctgagcggctgcggacaggaggtggtgcggctgaagctggagtgtcccgagaaggctgaaaatgaagaaatggaaggccacctggctggcagctgcctggcgctgcaggcaggagagagcctgcctctgcgg cgcgGTACAGCTGtggagcgagcgagcgagcgaggctatgtgcctagggagcctcgtctcctaagagctgCGAGACACACACGTTTTCtgttaggtggaggacagccaagcggccggagttatggaagaggaagggaggagagagaagcgtctgaagtggcagagtctcccagcagtgccgagagcgagagccgcg cctctgccgagcagcgcgtcgctccgggagccgcctga
- the LOC142363265 gene encoding uncharacterized protein LOC142363265 isoform X5 → MRGGCPRAAGRETSSHPLRQAAGAAWRTCLSVPALGMPLAAPAPGLCGLCVPGLDVLAARGRKGRGGALSGCGQEVVRLKLECPEKAENEEMEGHLAGSCLALQAGESLPLRRGTAVERASERGYVPREPRLLRAARHTRFLLGGGQPSGRSYGRGREEREASEVAESPSSAESESRVACTLLLIFGSLCRAARRSGSRLTDCSPLEQRAQLRKGLPRCRRGRGSIGGPQAPEQCGSRDWLGA, encoded by the exons atgcgtggtggctgcccgagggcgGCGGGACGGGAAACTTCGAGCcacccgctgcggcaggctgctg gggccgcatGGAGGACgtgtttgtccgttcctgccctggggatgccgttggctgcgcccgctccaggcttgtgtgggctgtgtgtgccgggcctcgatGTCCTGGCGGCgcgggggcgaaaagggagaggcggagcgctgagcggctgcggacaggaggtggtgcggctgaagctggagtgtcccgagaaggctgaaaatgaagaaatggaaggccacctggctggcagctgcctggcgctgcaggcaggagagagcctgcctctgcgg cgcgGTACAGCTGtggagcgagcgagcgagcgaggctatgtgcctagggagcctcgtctcctaagagctgCGAGACACACACGTTTTCtgttaggtggaggacagccaagcggccggagttatggaagaggaagggaggagagagaagcgtctgaagtggcagagtctcccagcagtgccgagagcgagagccgcg tggcctgcaccttgctcctcatttttggcagcctctgccgagcagcgcgtcgctccgggagccgcctgaccgactgttccccgctggagcaacgggcacagctTCGgaaaggactgccgaggtgtcggaggggcagggggagcatcGGGGGGCCCCAAGCCCCAGAGCAgtgcggctcccgggactggctgggtgcgtga
- the LOC142363265 gene encoding uncharacterized protein LOC142363265 isoform X1, giving the protein MRGGCPRAAGRETSSHPLRQAAGALEASRVRAAPGPEARGDKGRRRAPPSTRQRSPGPARPAQPPPAPARPLKPVPEPPASPKARGAGSTLGLECASASLNAVAAASFCVAGAAWRTCLSVPALGMPLAAPAPGLCGLCVPGLDVLAARGRKGRGGALSGCGQEVVRLKLECPEKAENEEMEGHLAGSCLALQAGESLPLRRGTAVERASERGYVPREPRLLRAARHTRFLLGGGQPSGRSYGRGREEREASEVAESPSSAESESRVACTLLLIFGSLCRAARRSGSRLTDCSPLEQRAQLRKGLPRCRRGRGSIGGPQAPEQCGSRDWLGA; this is encoded by the exons atgcgtggtggctgcccgagggcgGCGGGACGGGAAACTTCGAGCcacccgctgcggcaggctgctggtgcgctggaggcgagccgggtgcgggcagctcCGGGGCCAGAGGCGCGAGGTGACaagggaaggaggcgggcacccccctcaactcggcagcgctcccccggccccgctcgccccgcgcagccgcccccagctccagcacgtcccctgaagcctgtcccggagcccccggcctcccccaaggcccgtggtgcgggcagcACGCTGGGCCTCGAgtgtgcctcggcctcccttaacgcggtcgctgctgcttctttctgtgtggcaggggccgcatGGAGGACgtgtttgtccgttcctgccctggggatgccgttggctgcgcccgctccaggcttgtgtgggctgtgtgtgccgggcctcgatGTCCTGGCGGCgcgggggcgaaaagggagaggcggagcgctgagcggctgcggacaggaggtggtgcggctgaagctggagtgtcccgagaaggctgaaaatgaagaaatggaaggccacctggctggcagctgcctggcgctgcaggcaggagagagcctgcctctgcgg cgcgGTACAGCTGtggagcgagcgagcgagcgaggctatgtgcctagggagcctcgtctcctaagagctgCGAGACACACACGTTTTCtgttaggtggaggacagccaagcggccggagttatggaagaggaagggaggagagagaagcgtctgaagtggcagagtctcccagcagtgccgagagcgagagccgcg tggcctgcaccttgctcctcatttttggcagcctctgccgagcagcgcgtcgctccgggagccgcctgaccgactgttccccgctggagcaacgggcacagctTCGgaaaggactgccgaggtgtcggaggggcagggggagcatcGGGGGGCCCCAAGCCCCAGAGCAgtgcggctcccgggactggctgggtgcgtga
- the LOC142363265 gene encoding uncharacterized protein LOC142363265 isoform X3, producing the protein MRGGCPRAAGRETSSHPLRQAAGALEASRVRAAPGPEARGAAWRTCLSVPALGMPLAAPAPGLCGLCVPGLDVLAARGRKGRGGALSGCGQEVVRLKLECPEKAENEEMEGHLAGSCLALQAGESLPLRRGTAVERASERGYVPREPRLLRAARHTRFLLGGGQPSGRSYGRGREEREASEVAESPSSAESESRVACTLLLIFGSLCRAARRSGSRLTDCSPLEQRAQLRKGLPRCRRGRGSIGGPQAPEQCGSRDWLGA; encoded by the exons atgcgtggtggctgcccgagggcgGCGGGACGGGAAACTTCGAGCcacccgctgcggcaggctgctggtgcgctggaggcgagccgggtgcgggcagctcCGGGGCCAGAGGCGCGAG gggccgcatGGAGGACgtgtttgtccgttcctgccctggggatgccgttggctgcgcccgctccaggcttgtgtgggctgtgtgtgccgggcctcgatGTCCTGGCGGCgcgggggcgaaaagggagaggcggagcgctgagcggctgcggacaggaggtggtgcggctgaagctggagtgtcccgagaaggctgaaaatgaagaaatggaaggccacctggctggcagctgcctggcgctgcaggcaggagagagcctgcctctgcgg cgcgGTACAGCTGtggagcgagcgagcgagcgaggctatgtgcctagggagcctcgtctcctaagagctgCGAGACACACACGTTTTCtgttaggtggaggacagccaagcggccggagttatggaagaggaagggaggagagagaagcgtctgaagtggcagagtctcccagcagtgccgagagcgagagccgcg tggcctgcaccttgctcctcatttttggcagcctctgccgagcagcgcgtcgctccgggagccgcctgaccgactgttccccgctggagcaacgggcacagctTCGgaaaggactgccgaggtgtcggaggggcagggggagcatcGGGGGGCCCCAAGCCCCAGAGCAgtgcggctcccgggactggctgggtgcgtga